A single Amia ocellicauda isolate fAmiCal2 chromosome 9, fAmiCal2.hap1, whole genome shotgun sequence DNA region contains:
- the slc22a31 gene encoding putative solute carrier family 22 member 31, with product MFPQSAFKRFPNEQLRRQHTTSPTMDFESRISPLIGGFGRYNRLLAVFTWIPNFGVALNLLSELFFTVIPVSYHCKQDTSLLPAAFQHRNLSALQILNLTIPWVPGSGRSRCELYRYPANYSQLPEKLPAEVVPCTRGWEYKHTAGLRNNFVTEWDVVCESYWKVPLEHVCFTIGWISGYIILGYVCDRLGRRRAFLLSTALAGFMGVSVCLAISPIMFLLLRLSQGAGLAGIFLSSYITRLEICDPPRRLMITMIGGFFGVCGELLLPGLAVLCRDWPVLQAVVTIPLLLLLSYLGCATVFPESIRWLLATRQIPQAKRALQDFSSRNGVSLSDEVYPSENLLSEIDVVYTEDFQPRFHNVCELVKTRVIWKNCLILGFTGFIGTGIQYCFTRNLLSYHPHFYFSYFLRVLSGGLACVLLCVTANHFGRRAVLLLSSIVTGMASLLLLALTQYLMDGLVLALSIVGLLSSQAVAMLSVFFASEVIPTVIRGAALGLILAAGCVGKAASWLMELQNNGGYFLHHVVFASFAVLSVLCVMLLPETKRKPLPDSLKDGENQRRPPLFLSRAEHDNLPLLQCRSKPLEYNPDSYSRLVTATKKMLSSDTLPFTMTRPLQATLLNHNGATEGGVDNEALHEDS from the exons ATGTTTCCCCAAAGCGCCTTCAAACGCTTCCCCAATGAACAGCTGCGCCGCCAGCACACTACCTCCCCGACAATGGACTTTGAAAGCAGGATTTCTCCTCTGATCGGAGGCTTTGGACGCTACAACCGGCTGCTAGCTGTTTTCACTTGGATCCCAAACTTTGGGGTTGCGTTAAATCTCCTTTCCGAGTTGTTTTTCACTGTGATTCCCGTCTCCTACCACTGCAAACAGGACACGTCTTTGCTCCCCGCCGCTTTCCAGCACCGAAACCTGTCGGCGCTGCAGATCCTGAACCTGACCATCCCGTGGGTGCCGGGGTCCGGGCGCAGCCGCTGTGAGCTGTACCGCTACCCCGCCAACTACTCCCAGCTCCCGGAGAAGCTCCCGGCCGAGGTGGTGCCGTGTACCCGGGGATGGGAATACAAACACACGGCGGGGCTCCGCAACAACTTCGTCACGGAG TGGGATGTGGTCTGTGAGAGCTACTGGAAGGTCCCTCTGGAGCACGTCTGCTTCACGATTGGCTGGATTTCAGGGTATATCATTCTGGGTTATGTATGCGACCG GCTGGGACGGCGGCGAGCGTTCCTGCTATCGACGGCGCTCGCAGGCTTCATGGGGGTGTCGGTGTGTCTGGCCATCAGTCCCATCATGTTCCTGTTGCTGCGGCTCTCCCAGGGGGCCGGCCTGGCTGGGATCTTCCTGTCATCGTACATAACCA GACTGGAGATTTGCGACCCGCCCCGCCGCCTCATGATCACTATGATTGGTGGGTTCTTCGGAGTGTGTGGGGAGCTGCTGTTGCCGGGGCTGGCGGTGCTGTGCCGTGATTGGCCAGTCTTGCAGGCCGTGGTCACCATTCCTCTCCTGCTGCTGCTTTCTTACTTGGG GTGTGCCACGGTATTCCCAGAGTCCATCCGCTGGCTTCTGGCCACTCGGCAGATCCCCCAAGCCAAGAGAGCGCTACAGGACTTCTCCTCGCGCAACGGCGTGTCCCTGAGTGATGAGGTCTACCCCTCGGAGAACCTTCTCTCAG AGATTGACGTGGTGTACACTGAAGACTTTCAGCCTCGCTTCCACAACGTGTGTGAACTGGTCAAAACACGAGTCATCTGGAAAAACTGCCTCATCCTGGGCTTTACTGG GTTCATCGGCACAGGGATCCAATACTGTTTCACGAGAAACCTGCTGAGTTACCATCCACACTTTTACTTCAGCTACTTTCTGCGCGTGCTGTCCGGGGGGCTGGCCTGCGTGTTACTATGTGTTACGGCAAACCATTTTGGGCGGCGCGCTGTCCTGCTGCTGTCCTCCATCGTCACCGGCATGGCctccctgctgctgctggcGCTCACCCAGT ACCTGATGGATGGCTTGGTCCTGGCCCTGTCTATTGTGGGGCTCCTGTCTTCGCAGGCTGTGGCCATGCTCAGTGTGTTCTTCGCGAGTGAAGTCATTCCCACTGTGATCAG GGGTGCGGCCCTGGGGCTGATCTTAGCTGCAGGCTGTGTTGGGAAGGCAGCCTCGTGGCTGATGGAGCTGCAGAACAACGGCGGCTACTTCCTGCACCACGTGGTGTTCGCCTCCTTCGCCGTCCTCTCCGTGCTGTGTGTCATGCTGCTGCCAGAGACCAAGCGCAAGCCCCTGCCCGACTCCCTGAAGGACGGCGAAAACCAGCGCCGACCCCCGCTCTTCCTGTCCCGGGCCGAGCATGACAACCTGCCCCTGCTGCAGTGCCGCTCCAAGCCCCTGGAGTACAACCCCGACAGCTACTCCCGCCTCGTCACCGCAACTAAGAAGATGCTTTCCAGTGACACCCTGCCCTTTACAATGACACGCCCCCTCCAAGCTACCCTGCTCAATCACAACGGTGCCACAGAAGGTGGAGTGGACAATGAGGCTCTGCATGAGGACTCCTAA